The genomic window AAAGATATCTCAAATTCTCCAATTTTTGTATAAAACTCCCCTTCTTCTGTTTCTTCAAATACTAATTTTGGGTTATAATTTTTAATATCTTCCTTAATCCTCTCAAACTCTTTATCTACAATATTTTTAATGTTACCTTTTACTTCAATTAAAGCTCTTATCTTTATCATTTTATCTCACTTCTTAAATTTTAAAAAATGTCCTAATGTAAAACTCTCCTCCTCTGAAGAACTTTCAATTGTCTCCTCCTGTGGATTAGCTAATAAATTAATTTTTAACTCTTTCTCTAACAATTTTATTTCTTTTTCATTAGGTTCTAGCTCATATCTTTCAAATTTTTGTAAAACTGTGGCTTTTATTTTTAATCTTCTTGCTAACTCTTCAATAGATAACCCCAATTTTTCCCTAGCTTCTCTGATTACATCACCATAATCTTCCCTTAACTCTACAAGTTTATCAAATAAATCTCTTCTTGGCCTTTTAACAATTCTTTTTTCTGTTTTAACATCTCTTGTAGGTATTTTTTTCCCTATTCTTGAATATGTTTTTGGAGTTTTCCCAAACTTCTTGCACTTTTCACATACCATCATTTCTGAGCCTTCTATT from Methanocaldococcus villosus KIN24-T80 includes these protein-coding regions:
- a CDS encoding multiprotein bridging factor aMBF1; protein product: MQMCELCGKLTDKLYKVIIEGSEMMVCEKCKKFGKTPKTYSRIGKKIPTRDVKTEKRIVKRPRRDLFDKLVELREDYGDVIREAREKLGLSIEELARRLKIKATVLQKFERYELEPNEKEIKLLEKELKINLLANPQEETIESSSEEESFTLGHFLKFKK